One genomic window of Halogeometricum sp. S3BR5-2 includes the following:
- a CDS encoding DUF7563 family protein, with the protein MPKCENCGSFVTTEYVRVFAPENMENPRVCPSCEDKVRDGGDVRDARATRH; encoded by the coding sequence ATGCCGAAGTGTGAAAACTGCGGTTCGTTCGTGACGACGGAGTACGTCCGTGTGTTCGCCCCCGAGAACATGGAGAATCCGCGGGTGTGTCCGAGTTGCGAGGACAAGGTCAGAGACGGTGGCGACGTGCGCGATGCCCGCGCGACGCGCCACTGA